The Rhododendron vialii isolate Sample 1 chromosome 8a, ASM3025357v1 genome has a window encoding:
- the LOC131298321 gene encoding protein REVEILLE 1-like isoform X1, with amino-acid sequence MVSAAAMAIQDQSVGTLSNAVVLKSSQLKEQFSSGNDYALKVRKPYTITKQRERWTEEEHKKFIEALKLYGRAWRKIEEHVGTKTAVQIRSHAQKFFSKVVRESSASDAALLNPVEIPPPRPKRKPTHPYPRKPVAALKIGTSTAEQLRRSTSPTLSICVRENQSPTSVLSSTGSEILGTSDSNTPNGSLSPVSSAAGSGLSHSDSPNSYPEEIGSPFQLTASLSPDEQFHVKLELFPQDIALDKQEPVEAASTQSLKLFGKTVLVMDSLRSSSPAMGTSKPLPSDTNHNLVPGELSLPTKEGEWLSRESAAPHYMQVPDGNSFAAHVGSGPSLPWFDFYGGIQCPFFPLQNPVSGLTQDSEVKMEKEGSWTGSNTESVSARGDSDTNWEAETQSHQLSFDEENERQPKLVRKPNASFSERRASLDKSPKKGFVPYKRCLAERDIQSSPMIISEEREEQRVRLCL; translated from the exons ATGGTTTCTGCAGCAGCTATGGCTATACAG GATCAAAGTGTAGGCACTCTGTCTAATGCAGTTGTTCTGAAGAGCAGTCAGCTGAAGGAGCAGTTTTCTTCCGGGAATGACTATGCTCTAAAG GTGAGAAAACCATACACAATCACGAAACAGAGAGAAAGGTGGACAGAAGAAGAGCATAAGAAGTTCATTGAGGCTTTGAAGCTTTATGGTCGTGCTTGGCGGAAAATAGAAG AGCATGTGGGCACCAAAACTGCTGTTCAGATTAGGAGCCACGCTCAAAAATTCTTTTCCAAG GTCGTTCGCGAGTCAAGTGCCAGCGATGCAGCCTTACTAAACCCTGTTGAGATTCCTCCTCCTCGTCCAAAGAGAAAACCGACACACCCTTATCCTCGCAAACCGGTAGCTGCTCTTAAAATTGGAACCTCAACTGCAGAACAATTAAGGAGGTCCACATCTCCGACCTTGTCAATATGTGTGAGAGAAAATCAGTCTCCAACTTCGGTACTGTCTTCAACTGGTTCAGAAATTCTGGGTACTTCAGATTCAAATACACCAAATGGTAGCCTATCGCCAGTTTCGTCAGCTGCTGGTAGTGGCTTATCACATTCTGATTCACCCAATTCGTACCCAGAAGAAATTGGTTCTCCATTCCAATTAACTGCCAGTTTATCCCCTGATGAGCAATTTCATGTG AAGTTGGAATTGTTTCCTCAAGACATTGCTTTGGATAAACAAGAGCCAGTTGAGGCGGCTTCTACTCAGAGTCTGAAGCTATTTGGGAAGACGGTTTTAGTGATGGATTCTCTCAGATCATCTTCACCTGCCATGGGAACTTCCAAACCATTGCCTTCTGACACAAACCATAATTTAGTGCCCGGAGAATTGTCATTGCCCACTAAGGAGGGTGAATGGTTGAGTAGAGAATCTGCAGCACCCCACTACATGCAAGTGCCAGATGGAAATTCGTTTGCAGCCCATGTTGGTTCTGGCCCTTCTCTCCCATGGTTTGATTTCTATGGAGGAATTCAATGTCCTTTCTTCCCACTGCAGAACCCGGTTAGTGGGCTAACCCAGGACAGTGAAGTTAAAATGGAAAAGGAAGGATCATGGACTGGATCAAACACTGAATCAGTAAGTGCTAGGGGAGACAGTGATACGAATTGGGAAGCTGAGACCCAAAGTCACCAACTTTCTTTTGATGAAGAAAACGAGAGGCAACCAAAGCTCGTGCGTAAACCTAATGCATCTTTCTCTGAGCGAAGAGCTAGCCTTGACAAATCTCCGAAGAAGGGGTTTGTACCGTACAAGAGATGTTTGGCGGAGAGAGACATCCAGTCGTCGCCAATGATTATtagtgaggagagaga
- the LOC131298321 gene encoding protein REVEILLE 1-like isoform X2, with protein MWAPKLLFRLGATLKNSFPRFTVLSDPISAITYKYIMSFEVVRESSASDAALLNPVEIPPPRPKRKPTHPYPRKPVAALKIGTSTAEQLRRSTSPTLSICVRENQSPTSVLSSTGSEILGTSDSNTPNGSLSPVSSAAGSGLSHSDSPNSYPEEIGSPFQLTASLSPDEQFHVKLELFPQDIALDKQEPVEAASTQSLKLFGKTVLVMDSLRSSSPAMGTSKPLPSDTNHNLVPGELSLPTKEGEWLSRESAAPHYMQVPDGNSFAAHVGSGPSLPWFDFYGGIQCPFFPLQNPVSGLTQDSEVKMEKEGSWTGSNTESVSARGDSDTNWEAETQSHQLSFDEENERQPKLVRKPNASFSERRASLDKSPKKGFVPYKRCLAERDIQSSPMIISEEREEQRVRLCL; from the exons ATGTGGGCACCAAAACTGCTGTTCAGATTAGGAGCCACGCTCAAAAATTCTTTTCCAAGGTTTACTGTTCTTTCAGATCCCATTTCTGCCATTACGTATAAGTATATCATGTCTTTCGAA GTCGTTCGCGAGTCAAGTGCCAGCGATGCAGCCTTACTAAACCCTGTTGAGATTCCTCCTCCTCGTCCAAAGAGAAAACCGACACACCCTTATCCTCGCAAACCGGTAGCTGCTCTTAAAATTGGAACCTCAACTGCAGAACAATTAAGGAGGTCCACATCTCCGACCTTGTCAATATGTGTGAGAGAAAATCAGTCTCCAACTTCGGTACTGTCTTCAACTGGTTCAGAAATTCTGGGTACTTCAGATTCAAATACACCAAATGGTAGCCTATCGCCAGTTTCGTCAGCTGCTGGTAGTGGCTTATCACATTCTGATTCACCCAATTCGTACCCAGAAGAAATTGGTTCTCCATTCCAATTAACTGCCAGTTTATCCCCTGATGAGCAATTTCATGTG AAGTTGGAATTGTTTCCTCAAGACATTGCTTTGGATAAACAAGAGCCAGTTGAGGCGGCTTCTACTCAGAGTCTGAAGCTATTTGGGAAGACGGTTTTAGTGATGGATTCTCTCAGATCATCTTCACCTGCCATGGGAACTTCCAAACCATTGCCTTCTGACACAAACCATAATTTAGTGCCCGGAGAATTGTCATTGCCCACTAAGGAGGGTGAATGGTTGAGTAGAGAATCTGCAGCACCCCACTACATGCAAGTGCCAGATGGAAATTCGTTTGCAGCCCATGTTGGTTCTGGCCCTTCTCTCCCATGGTTTGATTTCTATGGAGGAATTCAATGTCCTTTCTTCCCACTGCAGAACCCGGTTAGTGGGCTAACCCAGGACAGTGAAGTTAAAATGGAAAAGGAAGGATCATGGACTGGATCAAACACTGAATCAGTAAGTGCTAGGGGAGACAGTGATACGAATTGGGAAGCTGAGACCCAAAGTCACCAACTTTCTTTTGATGAAGAAAACGAGAGGCAACCAAAGCTCGTGCGTAAACCTAATGCATCTTTCTCTGAGCGAAGAGCTAGCCTTGACAAATCTCCGAAGAAGGGGTTTGTACCGTACAAGAGATGTTTGGCGGAGAGAGACATCCAGTCGTCGCCAATGATTATtagtgaggagagaga